In Zingiber officinale cultivar Zhangliang chromosome 6A, Zo_v1.1, whole genome shotgun sequence, a single genomic region encodes these proteins:
- the LOC121994744 gene encoding protein FAR1-RELATED SEQUENCE 5-like, producing MEFQSLEETFLFYNQYARKAGFSARLGNSKKNKRTNEVEWKQFICFKEGHTDYKREKEAQVNSVKERARGEVRTGCREKLSLVKEQTDPNWIVTKIMESHNHPLSTPSKIDSGVPEHLGCTERDTRDFERELRDEQKGIDTETLIEIFAMEKEKNSTFFNDYETDSTERFTR from the exons ATGGAATTTCAATCATTGGAGGAGACCTTTTTGttctataatcaatatgcacGTAAAGCCGGCTTTAGTGCAAGATTAGGCAATAGTAAGAAAAATAAGAGGACCAATGAAGTTGAATGGAAACAATttatatgctttaaagaaggacatacagATTATAAACGGGAAAAAGAAGCACAAGTTAACAGTGTAAAGGAAAGAGCACGTGGGGAAGTAAGGACTGGATGTAGGGAAAAACTTTCACTGGTTAAAGAACAGACCGACCCAAATTGGATTGTCACAAAAATCAtggaaagtcataatcatccactctcgacTCCTTCGAAG ATAGATTCTGGAGTCCCTGAGCATCTCGGTTGCACTGAACGGGATACTAGAGACTTTGAAAGAgagctaagggatgaacaaaagggaaTTGACACTGAAACACTTATTGAGATTTTTGCAatggagaaagagaagaattccACCTTTTTCAATGATTATGAGACTGATTCAACAGAAAGATTCACTAGGTGA